A region of Thiofilum sp. DNA encodes the following proteins:
- a CDS encoding type II toxin-antitoxin system HipA family toxin yields the protein MKCTIEIFHNNQWHEAATFMPAPDVTTKGYKSAGRLSYDTLYAAQYSEQGISAAVSCRYPVNFEIHKEEAWAAFLLDILPSGAGRRFWLQKLGIRDGASADWSLLCQGAGNPIGNLRIREAVKILDSNTPHLGFSYDEVLSRGDAFIEYAYQHGAPIAGSSGAQGDAPKFLLTQDKNQRWHGDGTLPDDQCSKYWLVKFPRSNRLDDVRVLRNEAAYYAVAQWFGVRTGQALELAQDALFIPRFDRVVKGDQVQRLGVESLTSLAGISDFGMATSQNKYCHVIAQYTTQPETELLEFVRRDVLNVALGNTDNHGRNTAVIRYPDNQVWLSPLYDFAPMILDSQGIARVSRWENEEHYGQPEWVLVAKFLIQLGCNPTKVYALFNDVTQKLLILPQILDKFGVDKALQQQLQPRIQTVLQHLQAVKP from the coding sequence ATGAAATGCACTATCGAAATCTTTCACAACAACCAGTGGCACGAAGCCGCCACCTTTATGCCTGCACCAGATGTCACCACCAAAGGCTACAAAAGTGCGGGACGCTTGAGCTATGACACACTTTATGCGGCTCAATATAGCGAGCAAGGCATAAGTGCAGCCGTAAGCTGTCGTTACCCTGTCAACTTTGAAATTCATAAAGAAGAGGCTTGGGCTGCCTTTTTACTAGATATTTTGCCCTCTGGTGCAGGGCGGCGTTTTTGGCTGCAAAAACTAGGCATTCGTGATGGGGCTAGTGCGGACTGGTCACTACTCTGCCAAGGTGCAGGTAATCCCATTGGTAATCTGCGTATTCGTGAAGCTGTCAAGATACTAGATAGCAATACTCCCCACCTAGGTTTTAGCTATGACGAAGTACTCAGCCGAGGCGATGCTTTTATCGAATATGCCTACCAACATGGAGCGCCGATAGCAGGGTCTAGTGGTGCGCAGGGTGATGCACCTAAATTTTTGTTAACTCAGGATAAAAACCAACGCTGGCATGGTGATGGTACGTTGCCTGATGATCAATGCTCAAAATATTGGTTAGTGAAGTTTCCCCGTAGTAATCGGTTAGATGATGTGCGTGTCTTGCGTAATGAAGCCGCCTATTATGCGGTGGCTCAATGGTTTGGAGTGCGTACAGGTCAAGCTTTGGAATTAGCTCAAGATGCGTTATTTATTCCCCGTTTTGACCGTGTAGTAAAGGGTGATCAAGTACAGCGCTTAGGCGTTGAAAGCCTGACCTCATTAGCAGGTATTAGTGATTTTGGTATGGCTACCAGTCAAAATAAGTATTGTCATGTTATTGCTCAATATACCACCCAACCTGAAACCGAATTACTCGAATTTGTACGCCGCGATGTATTGAATGTCGCTCTGGGTAACACCGATAATCACGGACGCAATACTGCTGTAATTCGCTATCCTGATAATCAAGTATGGCTAAGTCCTCTATATGACTTTGCGCCTATGATTCTGGACTCACAGGGGATTGCGCGAGTTTCACGCTGGGAAAATGAAGAGCATTATGGTCAACCCGAATGGGTTTTAGTCGCTAAGTTTTTAATTCAACTAGGCTGCAATCCTACCAAGGTTTACGCCTTATTTAATGATGTAACTCAAAAACTACTGATATTGCCCCAAATACTTGATAAGTTTGGCGTTGATAAAGCATTACAACAACAATTACAACCACGGATTCAAACAGTACTCCAGCATTTACAGGCAGTAAAACCATGA
- a CDS encoding HNH endonuclease, translating into MYKKSTKSSRLQLAKYLSRHLCTFGSGFDNKFICPTCLKSLDLELDQNTFTAGHILPQASGGKEWTLLCKACNSHFGEKQDKWFGEYLNILNNPKGTFLHAKTKSKYITLNQITVCGSINESEDGLIDIFIPINTNSPYKITALNNVLDLEDNLEVGFQPEVLKHDNEIEVGYITAAYLMWFHNIGYNWVLQSSLDIVRQQILECNCHLDGARVIDLDLENSHYTEIGLITQLDEIYPCCIIFDKLIVFPSPLYKVLPKNLIFKKPFEIKFMNFAILNLPYLIFYDNCPVIIPDRLNKFPPTPDYALYLKSEAPNKYIWLKRES; encoded by the coding sequence ATGTATAAAAAATCAACGAAATCATCAAGATTACAATTAGCTAAATACCTTAGTAGGCATCTTTGTACGTTTGGGAGCGGGTTTGATAATAAATTCATATGCCCAACGTGTTTAAAATCTCTTGATTTAGAACTTGATCAAAACACATTTACAGCAGGTCATATACTACCCCAAGCATCAGGTGGTAAAGAGTGGACTCTTTTATGTAAAGCTTGTAATTCACACTTTGGTGAAAAACAGGATAAATGGTTTGGAGAATACCTTAATATCTTAAATAACCCAAAGGGAACATTTCTACATGCAAAAACAAAAAGCAAATATATTACATTAAATCAAATAACTGTTTGTGGATCTATAAATGAATCAGAAGATGGATTGATAGATATTTTTATTCCTATCAATACAAACTCTCCATATAAAATTACTGCTCTTAACAACGTCCTTGACCTTGAAGACAACTTAGAAGTAGGCTTTCAGCCTGAAGTTTTAAAGCATGACAATGAAATAGAGGTTGGTTATATTACAGCAGCATATCTAATGTGGTTCCACAATATTGGTTATAATTGGGTTCTCCAAAGCTCATTAGATATTGTACGACAACAAATTTTAGAATGTAATTGCCATTTAGACGGTGCAAGGGTTATAGATTTAGATCTTGAAAATTCACATTACACAGAAATAGGTCTAATTACTCAACTTGACGAAATATATCCCTGCTGCATTATATTTGATAAACTTATTGTTTTCCCTTCACCACTTTACAAAGTATTACCAAAAAATTTAATATTCAAAAAACCCTTTGAAATCAAATTTATGAATTTTGCTATTCTTAATTTACCTTATTTGATATTTTATGATAACTGTCCAGTGATTATTCCAGATAGACTAAATAAGTTTCCTCCTACCCCAGACTACGCTCTTTATCTTAAGTCTGAAGCACCAAATAAATATATATGGTTAAAAAGAGAAAGTTAA
- a CDS encoding class I SAM-dependent methyltransferase — translation MVAQVILKPKRDKNIRAHHPWVFSGAIHKVNGKPQLGDTVLVESAEGQVLGMGAWSPESQIQVRMWSFTVCELDEAFFHAKVRAALDYRKALGIPERNTAYRLINAESDGLPGFTVDVVGDWLIMQALTAGAERWKYMLADVLLTELHCKGVYERSDVEVRHKEGLDPVVGVLRGEKPPAHIDIVEEGRYYRVDVLNGHKTGFYLDQRDNRSLLQAYAQDKTVLNCFSYTGGFAIAALKGGAKQAINIDASQPALELAAQSAELNGFNAEQMDNINADVFKLLRQYRDEGRQFDIVVLDPPKFAENKNQLEKAARGYKDINLLGFKLLRPNGLLFTFSCSGLMDSNLFQKIVADAAVDAGCEGRIIRKMDQATDHPTRLAFPEGYYLKGLICQK, via the coding sequence ATGGTTGCTCAAGTCATTCTCAAACCCAAACGGGATAAAAATATTCGCGCCCATCACCCTTGGGTATTTTCCGGTGCTATTCATAAGGTCAATGGTAAACCACAATTAGGCGATACTGTATTAGTCGAAAGTGCTGAGGGGCAAGTACTCGGTATGGGGGCTTGGTCGCCGGAGTCGCAGATTCAGGTACGCATGTGGTCGTTTACGGTGTGCGAATTAGATGAAGCTTTTTTTCATGCCAAAGTACGAGCAGCGTTGGATTATCGTAAAGCTTTAGGTATTCCTGAACGTAATACTGCCTACCGCTTAATCAATGCTGAGTCGGATGGTTTGCCCGGCTTTACGGTGGATGTAGTGGGTGATTGGCTGATTATGCAAGCTTTAACCGCTGGGGCTGAGCGTTGGAAATATATGCTAGCCGATGTATTACTCACCGAATTGCACTGTAAAGGGGTTTACGAGCGCTCCGATGTTGAGGTGCGCCATAAAGAAGGCTTAGATCCCGTCGTGGGTGTGCTGCGCGGTGAAAAGCCTCCCGCTCACATTGATATTGTTGAGGAAGGACGCTATTACCGTGTGGATGTGCTCAATGGACACAAAACCGGATTTTATTTAGATCAACGCGATAATCGTTCCTTACTCCAAGCCTATGCTCAGGATAAAACGGTACTGAATTGTTTTTCCTATACCGGAGGTTTTGCGATTGCCGCTTTAAAAGGGGGGGCAAAACAAGCTATTAATATTGATGCCTCTCAGCCCGCTTTAGAGTTAGCGGCTCAATCGGCTGAGCTGAATGGTTTTAACGCCGAGCAGATGGACAATATTAATGCGGACGTATTTAAGCTGTTACGCCAATATCGAGATGAGGGGCGACAGTTTGATATAGTGGTACTTGATCCGCCTAAGTTTGCCGAAAATAAAAATCAATTGGAAAAGGCAGCACGAGGCTATAAAGATATTAATCTACTAGGCTTTAAGTTATTACGTCCGAATGGCTTGCTCTTTACTTTCTCGTGTTCAGGGCTAATGGACAGTAATTTATTCCAAAAAATTGTAGCGGATGCGGCAGTCGATGCGGGATGTGAAGGGCGTATTATTCGCAAAATGGATCAAGCTACCGATCACCCGACGCGCTTAGCCTTTCCAGAAGGTTATTACCTCAAAGGATTAATATGTCAGAAGTAA
- a CDS encoding SH3 domain-containing protein yields MRTLTLVLAAALSLVTHAAQAAPFNVYTVNASDGLNLRAEPSANAEIRYNFPKGTQVISNGTEKKVGSATWVQVHFYNFEGWVNKKYLTPTMNLNRLGATTSKATERLQCSGTEPFWGFKFNGKTVQGESMKDDTKYRTTVTKRSATRDQTTTVVEAGKLAFLIQKTGQCSDGMSDIVYPYAVEVMLPNKTFLSGCCR; encoded by the coding sequence ATGCGCACCTTAACTTTAGTCTTAGCCGCCGCACTGAGCTTAGTGACTCATGCTGCTCAAGCGGCTCCGTTTAATGTGTATACCGTCAATGCTAGTGATGGTCTGAATCTACGAGCTGAACCAAGTGCCAATGCTGAAATACGCTATAACTTTCCCAAAGGCACACAAGTCATCAGTAATGGCACTGAAAAAAAGGTGGGTAGTGCTACATGGGTGCAAGTGCATTTTTATAATTTTGAGGGTTGGGTCAATAAAAAATATCTCACACCCACTATGAATTTAAATCGTTTGGGGGCGACAACCTCAAAAGCTACCGAGCGCTTACAATGTAGTGGGACTGAGCCATTTTGGGGTTTTAAATTCAATGGCAAAACGGTACAGGGCGAGAGTATGAAAGATGATACTAAGTACCGTACGACAGTCACTAAACGCTCCGCTACTCGTGATCAAACAACTACAGTAGTTGAGGCAGGTAAATTAGCCTTTCTAATTCAGAAAACTGGTCAGTGCTCAGATGGTATGTCAGATATAGTTTATCCCTATGCAGTCGAAGTCATGTTGCCGAATAAAACCTTTTTGAGTGGCTGCTGCCGCTAG
- the glyQ gene encoding glycine--tRNA ligase subunit alpha produces MANYDLSTFQGLIQALQAYWAAHGCVIVQPYDMEMGAGTFHPSTFLRAVGPEPWRAAYVQPSRRPTDGRYGENPNRLQHYYQFQVILKPSPDNIQELYLGSLKMLGFDPLEHDIRFVEDNWESPTLGAWGLGWEIWLNGMEVTQFTYFQQVGGLDCRPVSGEITYGLERLAMYMQGVESVYDLVWAKGPQGIVTYGDVYHQNEVEQSTYNFEHANVEALFNQFNVCEQESQRLIELGLALPAYEQMLKASHTFNLLDARKAISVTERQRFILRVRTLARAVAEGYYATREKLGFPMLQNTNPEAV; encoded by the coding sequence ATGGCAAATTACGACCTTTCAACCTTTCAAGGGCTGATCCAAGCACTGCAAGCCTACTGGGCGGCGCACGGCTGTGTGATTGTCCAACCTTATGATATGGAAATGGGCGCAGGCACGTTTCATCCTTCGACATTCTTACGTGCAGTAGGACCTGAGCCTTGGCGAGCAGCTTATGTGCAACCTTCACGCCGTCCAACCGATGGTCGCTATGGTGAAAACCCTAATCGTCTCCAGCACTATTATCAGTTCCAAGTGATCCTCAAACCCTCACCTGACAATATTCAAGAGCTGTATTTAGGCTCGCTCAAAATGTTGGGCTTTGATCCACTGGAGCACGATATTCGCTTTGTCGAAGATAACTGGGAATCGCCTACACTAGGCGCTTGGGGCTTAGGTTGGGAAATTTGGCTCAACGGTATGGAAGTCACTCAATTTACCTACTTCCAACAAGTCGGTGGTTTAGATTGCCGTCCGGTATCGGGTGAAATTACTTATGGTTTGGAACGTCTTGCTATGTATATGCAAGGGGTAGAAAGTGTGTATGACCTCGTATGGGCAAAAGGCCCTCAGGGTATTGTCACCTATGGCGATGTATATCATCAAAACGAAGTGGAACAGTCCACCTACAACTTTGAACACGCCAATGTCGAAGCACTATTTAATCAATTCAATGTGTGTGAACAAGAAAGCCAACGCTTGATTGAATTAGGTTTAGCCCTCCCTGCCTATGAGCAAATGCTTAAAGCGTCACACACCTTCAATCTACTCGATGCGCGTAAAGCGATTTCAGTCACGGAGCGTCAACGTTTTATTTTACGAGTACGAACTTTAGCTCGTGCAGTGGCAGAAGGTTATTACGCGACTCGTGAAAAATTAGGCTTTCCTATGCTGCAAAATACTAACCCAGAGGCGGTATAA
- a CDS encoding helix-turn-helix transcriptional regulator, producing MTRARKPIDTETSIAMREAFYEAVDSGGLNIAEGVRRMREIVNMTQPEFAQWLKIAPRALMDIERGVGNARMSTLLKIAKPFNLQIGFIHKPKK from the coding sequence ATGACCCGCGCTCGTAAACCGATTGATACTGAAACCTCAATAGCCATGCGTGAAGCCTTTTATGAAGCAGTAGATAGTGGTGGTTTGAATATTGCGGAAGGAGTGAGGCGTATGCGCGAAATTGTAAATATGACCCAACCCGAATTTGCTCAATGGCTCAAAATCGCACCGCGTGCTTTAATGGATATTGAGCGCGGAGTGGGAAATGCACGTATGAGTACTTTATTAAAGATTGCTAAACCGTTTAATTTACAAATCGGTTTTATTCATAAGCCTAAAAAATAA
- the glyS gene encoding glycine--tRNA ligase subunit beta, protein MDLLVEIGTEELPPKALPSLSEAFTQGIIQGFSDAGLTAEQITPYAAPRRLAVWVKGIATQQPDQVIEKRGPALQAAFDKEGKPSKAAEGFARSCGVVFEQLERLETDKGSWLVFKQHQAGQQTKDLLPAIVEKSLAALPIPKRMRWGAGSAEFVRPIHWIVMLADSEVIPAEILSIKTGNQSRGHRFHHPDLVTITAPSTYAEQLKAAYVWVDFAERRANISRQVLAIAQSFGAKAIMPESLLDEVTALVEYPNAIVGKFEERFLSVPQEALIDTMQGNQKYFGLTDDNGKLLPSFITISNIKSSNPESVSRGNERVIRPRFTDAAFFWEQDKKHKLESRRDKLKTVVFQQQLGTLLDKSTRVAQLAQVIAQQLGADSQLAVRAAELGKCDLMTNMVFEFTDLQGIMGTYYARLDGEPEEVALALNEQYQPRFAGDELPSTQTGRILALAERIDTLVGIFAIGQKPTGTKDPFSLRRAAVGVLRIIIEQRLPLDLVQLLDVAAENLTSTLGKKPNIDEVRDYIFERLRAYYQEQGINAELVESVAALKPSQPLDFDHRVKAVAAFKGLPEADSLAAANKRISNILRKVETSIPATVNTELLILPAEQVLFKAVAEQQQIVQPLFAQGDYEKALTSLAALRAPVDQFFDDVMVMDENMQLRDNRLALLNQLRGLFLQVADLSVL, encoded by the coding sequence ATGGATTTATTAGTCGAAATTGGTACAGAAGAGTTACCGCCAAAAGCTCTACCTAGCCTATCCGAAGCCTTCACTCAAGGCATTATTCAAGGCTTTAGCGATGCTGGTCTAACTGCCGAGCAAATAACTCCTTATGCAGCACCGCGTCGTTTAGCTGTATGGGTGAAAGGCATTGCCACACAACAACCGGATCAAGTGATTGAAAAACGCGGTCCAGCCTTACAAGCTGCTTTTGACAAAGAAGGTAAACCCAGCAAAGCAGCCGAAGGGTTTGCACGTTCCTGTGGTGTGGTATTTGAGCAATTAGAGCGTTTAGAAACCGATAAAGGCTCATGGTTAGTATTCAAACAACATCAAGCGGGTCAACAAACTAAAGATTTACTCCCCGCCATTGTTGAAAAATCATTAGCGGCACTACCCATCCCAAAACGCATGCGTTGGGGCGCAGGTTCGGCAGAGTTTGTGCGTCCGATTCATTGGATTGTGATGCTCGCCGATAGCGAAGTGATTCCCGCCGAAATTTTAAGTATTAAAACGGGTAATCAATCACGCGGTCATCGTTTCCATCATCCAGACCTAGTGACGATTACCGCACCTAGTACTTACGCTGAGCAATTAAAAGCGGCTTATGTCTGGGTTGATTTTGCCGAGCGTCGCGCCAATATTAGCCGCCAAGTACTGGCTATTGCTCAATCGTTTGGTGCAAAAGCGATTATGCCTGAAAGCCTTTTGGATGAAGTGACCGCACTGGTGGAGTACCCTAATGCTATCGTGGGTAAGTTCGAGGAGCGTTTCCTCTCCGTGCCGCAAGAAGCCTTGATCGACACCATGCAGGGCAATCAAAAGTACTTCGGTCTAACCGATGACAACGGCAAATTGCTTCCTTCCTTTATTACCATTAGCAATATTAAAAGCTCCAATCCTGAGAGTGTGAGTCGCGGCAATGAGCGCGTGATTCGACCACGCTTTACCGATGCGGCGTTTTTCTGGGAGCAGGATAAAAAGCACAAACTCGAATCGCGTCGTGACAAACTCAAAACCGTCGTATTCCAACAGCAACTCGGTACTTTGTTGGATAAATCGACTCGTGTAGCACAACTCGCTCAAGTGATTGCCCAACAATTGGGCGCTGATAGTCAACTGGCAGTACGTGCCGCCGAGCTGGGCAAATGTGATCTAATGACCAATATGGTATTCGAGTTCACTGATTTGCAAGGGATTATGGGTACTTACTATGCGCGTCTCGATGGCGAGCCTGAGGAAGTAGCGCTGGCACTTAATGAGCAATATCAACCCCGCTTTGCTGGTGATGAGCTACCTAGTACTCAAACCGGACGTATTTTAGCACTGGCGGAGCGTATTGATACGCTGGTGGGAATTTTTGCCATTGGACAAAAACCTACAGGTACAAAAGACCCGTTTAGTTTACGTCGTGCGGCGGTGGGTGTATTGCGGATTATTATTGAGCAACGTTTACCACTCGATTTAGTGCAATTATTGGATGTAGCGGCTGAAAATCTAACGAGTACTTTAGGCAAAAAACCTAATATTGACGAAGTACGTGATTATATTTTTGAACGCCTACGTGCTTATTACCAAGAGCAAGGTATTAATGCGGAATTAGTTGAATCGGTTGCCGCATTAAAACCCTCGCAACCCTTAGATTTTGATCATCGCGTAAAAGCGGTTGCAGCGTTTAAAGGTTTACCTGAAGCAGACAGTTTAGCAGCGGCGAATAAACGGATTTCTAATATTCTACGTAAAGTCGAAACGTCTATTCCTGCAACAGTTAATACGGAGCTATTAATATTACCTGCCGAGCAAGTGCTATTTAAAGCAGTAGCCGAGCAGCAGCAAATTGTGCAACCCTTGTTTGCTCAAGGCGACTATGAAAAAGCTTTGACCTCATTAGCAGCATTACGCGCACCTGTGGATCAATTCTTTGATGATGTGATGGTCATGGATGAGAATATGCAGCTACGTGATAATCGTTTGGCATTGTTGAATCAGTTGCGCGGGTTGTTCCTGCAAGTAGCGGATTTATCGGTGTTGTAA
- a CDS encoding type II toxin-antitoxin system RelB/DinJ family antitoxin translates to MSSEMLSTRIDHDTKVAFTTICEAIGLSPSQAIKLFACAVINHGGIPFELRVRQPNRKTAAAIQELADGQGHKVESVDAMLNELTEGKVKHV, encoded by the coding sequence ATGAGTAGCGAAATGTTAAGTACTCGTATCGATCATGATACAAAAGTAGCCTTTACTACGATTTGTGAGGCAATAGGTTTAAGTCCTTCACAGGCTATCAAGTTGTTTGCTTGTGCCGTGATTAATCATGGTGGTATTCCGTTTGAATTGAGGGTACGGCAACCTAATAGAAAAACCGCAGCCGCTATTCAGGAATTAGCTGATGGTCAAGGACATAAGGTAGAGTCTGTGGATGCAATGCTAAATGAGTTGACTGAAGGTAAGGTCAAGCATGTATAG
- a CDS encoding HAD family hydrolase: MPHPLLKRKYWIFDMDGTLTLAQHDFIAIRHALGLPAHQTILESLAELPDEEAAPKRAQLQAIELEIASQAQAAEGAHELLAYLHTQQAQMGILTRNSLQNIEVTLRAAGLWDYFSVDNLVSRDCVPPKPHPAGIERLLTQWQGLAQEAVMVGDYLYDLQAGRAAQTSTIYIDPSSKFNHRAYADVCISQLHELLS, from the coding sequence ATGCCACACCCATTACTGAAGCGCAAATATTGGATATTCGATATGGACGGAACCCTGACCTTGGCGCAGCATGATTTTATCGCTATTCGCCATGCTTTAGGGCTACCCGCCCATCAAACGATTTTAGAAAGTCTTGCTGAGCTGCCCGATGAGGAAGCTGCACCTAAACGCGCTCAATTACAGGCCATTGAATTAGAAATTGCCAGCCAAGCCCAAGCTGCCGAGGGTGCTCATGAATTACTTGCTTACTTACATACTCAACAAGCCCAAATGGGTATTTTAACCCGCAATAGTCTGCAAAATATTGAAGTCACTTTGAGAGCGGCAGGATTATGGGATTACTTTAGCGTGGATAATTTAGTCAGTCGTGACTGTGTGCCCCCCAAACCTCATCCTGCGGGCATTGAGCGCCTACTGACTCAGTGGCAAGGTTTAGCTCAGGAGGCAGTGATGGTGGGTGACTATTTATACGACCTACAAGCTGGACGTGCAGCCCAGACCAGCACCATTTATATTGACCCTAGTAGTAAATTTAATCATCGCGCCTATGCTGATGTATGCATTAGCCAACTACATGAATTATTAAGCTAA
- a CDS encoding tRNA (5-methylaminomethyl-2-thiouridylate)-methyltransferase: MAQPRKAVALISGGLDSMLATKAILEQGIHVEGINFFTGFCVEGHTHAIRRPNADKVKRNNSLWVAEQLGIKLHIIDIVEEYKQVVLNPKHGYGAQMNPCLDCKIFMVKKAHEWMEQNGFDFIITGEVAGQRPMSQRMFTMPIIAQESGAEDRIVRPLCAQKLPATLPEREGWIDRDKLFAFSGRSRKPQMALAQQWGIEEYAQPAGGCCFLTDVNYSAKIKDLFAHRPNRDYELDDIMLLKIGRHVRPRPHFKMIISREEGETNFLEGYKKQFIWIKTVSCSGPLTLLDGQHITEDDIRLAAQLTARYSQGKHLSEVLCRYAIPGQDAVEITVSPVIEPLAEWLL; the protein is encoded by the coding sequence ATGGCGCAACCACGCAAAGCCGTCGCACTGATCTCTGGCGGTCTCGATTCCATGTTGGCAACCAAAGCTATTCTTGAGCAAGGTATTCATGTTGAAGGGATTAACTTTTTCACAGGCTTTTGTGTGGAGGGACATACCCACGCTATTCGCCGCCCCAATGCTGATAAAGTCAAACGTAATAATTCGCTTTGGGTCGCCGAGCAGCTCGGTATTAAACTGCATATCATTGATATTGTGGAGGAATATAAGCAGGTCGTACTCAATCCTAAGCACGGCTATGGCGCACAGATGAACCCTTGCCTTGATTGCAAAATTTTCATGGTCAAAAAGGCGCATGAGTGGATGGAGCAAAACGGCTTTGACTTCATTATTACGGGTGAAGTAGCTGGGCAACGTCCTATGTCACAGCGTATGTTTACTATGCCAATTATTGCTCAAGAGTCGGGCGCTGAGGATCGAATTGTACGCCCCTTATGTGCGCAAAAGTTGCCAGCCACTTTGCCAGAACGGGAAGGCTGGATTGATCGAGATAAACTATTTGCTTTTAGTGGGCGTAGCCGTAAGCCACAAATGGCTTTAGCCCAACAATGGGGTATTGAAGAATATGCCCAGCCTGCGGGTGGCTGTTGTTTTCTTACGGATGTTAATTACTCTGCCAAAATTAAAGATTTATTTGCGCATCGTCCGAATCGGGATTATGAATTAGACGATATTATGCTGTTGAAAATCGGGCGACATGTGCGTCCGCGTCCACATTTTAAAATGATTATTTCGCGTGAAGAAGGCGAGACTAATTTTCTCGAAGGCTATAAAAAGCAATTTATTTGGATCAAGACGGTGAGCTGCTCAGGACCTTTGACCTTATTAGATGGGCAGCATATTACTGAGGACGATATTCGGCTCGCAGCGCAATTAACGGCTCGCTATAGTCAGGGTAAGCATTTATCTGAGGTATTGTGTCGGTATGCTATCCCCGGACAAGATGCTGTGGAAATAACGGTCAGTCCTGTGATTGAGCCTTTAGCAGAATGGTTGTTATAG
- a CDS encoding Fic family protein, whose amino-acid sequence MITPHDTHWAMQPNVPLAKQLAKRDLAALVYDAVNLEGVNMTLPEVQTLLDGITVGGHKISDQNMALNQAKTWETLFNLVDKNAFRFDKETTLKLHAIAAQEEALEWGQFRSGYVSIAGSSYEPPAPEELGERWAEVEKLVAQETDIYDQAITAFLQMARNQFFWDINKHMGHFMMNGILLSNGFPIINVPAKRQQEFNTLMLDFYSSNNMTPMNTFLRSCLNEKIIKNFQVK is encoded by the coding sequence ATGATAACTCCACACGACACCCATTGGGCAATGCAACCCAATGTCCCTCTTGCTAAACAACTCGCCAAACGGGACTTGGCTGCACTCGTCTACGATGCTGTAAACCTCGAAGGGGTTAATATGACCCTTCCCGAAGTTCAAACCCTTTTGGATGGTATTACCGTAGGTGGTCATAAAATCAGTGATCAGAATATGGCACTCAATCAGGCTAAAACTTGGGAAACTCTGTTTAATTTAGTGGACAAAAATGCTTTTAGGTTTGATAAGGAAACAACCTTAAAACTACATGCTATAGCGGCCCAAGAAGAAGCCTTGGAATGGGGACAATTTCGTTCTGGCTATGTTTCTATTGCTGGCTCTAGTTATGAACCGCCAGCACCTGAAGAATTAGGTGAGCGTTGGGCGGAAGTGGAAAAATTAGTAGCTCAAGAAACTGATATATATGATCAAGCGATCACTGCTTTTTTACAAATGGCACGCAATCAATTCTTTTGGGACATTAATAAGCATATGGGGCACTTTATGATGAATGGGATTTTACTCTCAAATGGCTTTCCTATTATTAATGTCCCTGCTAAGCGTCAACAAGAGTTTAACACCTTAATGTTAGACTTTTACTCCTCAAATAATATGACTCCTATGAACACATTTTTGCGAAGCTGTTTGAATGAAAAAATTATTAAAAACTTTCAAGTTAAATAG
- a CDS encoding type II toxin-antitoxin system YafQ family toxin, giving the protein MYSLEYSTQFKKDFKKITKMSIPDIIEVGRIISKLQAGETLDEKNVDHPLTGNWLGFRDCHIKPDLVLIYRVFEGQLQLARIGSHSELF; this is encoded by the coding sequence ATGTATAGCCTTGAGTATTCAACGCAATTCAAAAAGGATTTTAAGAAAATAACTAAAATGTCTATCCCTGATATTATTGAAGTAGGGCGTATTATTTCAAAATTACAAGCAGGCGAAACTTTAGATGAGAAAAATGTCGATCACCCCCTAACAGGTAACTGGCTAGGTTTTCGTGATTGCCATATAAAACCTGATTTGGTATTGATTTATCGAGTGTTTGAAGGGCAATTACAATTAGCCCGAATTGGCTCGCACAGTGAGTTGTTTTAA